A single Methylomonas koyamae DNA region contains:
- a CDS encoding PDDEXK nuclease domain-containing protein, whose product MTASALFANADYQAWLKQIKQRISVARVGIALAANRELIRFYWDLGGMIAAKQAESQWGDKVVPQLSHDLQRAFPDLKGLSASNLKYCLRFFLFYGGAANEVVSAPDDRLPSYGQQPVDQIPWGHNILIFTKCGSVEEAGFYMRQTLEQGWSRDVLALQLKSNLFARSGKAITNFSRTLPSPQSDLAQQTLKDPYTFDFMGMTEPFNERDVERQLTQHITQFLLELGKGFAFIGRQYHLEVAGNDYYIDLLFYHVTLKCYVVVELKNRRFIPEYAGKLNFYLSAVDSLLKRDDDQPTIGLLLCRDKNNIEVEFALRDMNKPMGVSEYTLVETLPDNLKGVLPTIEEIENDLQQLQYQANERVSSD is encoded by the coding sequence ATGACGGCTTCCGCCTTGTTCGCCAATGCTGATTATCAGGCATGGCTAAAGCAAATCAAGCAGCGGATCAGCGTCGCTCGGGTCGGTATCGCTTTGGCAGCGAACCGGGAATTGATCCGCTTCTATTGGGATTTAGGGGGGATGATTGCCGCCAAACAAGCGGAGAGTCAATGGGGTGATAAAGTCGTCCCGCAGCTTTCGCATGATTTACAACGGGCCTTTCCAGATCTGAAGGGGTTGTCGGCCTCCAATCTGAAATATTGCCTGCGCTTCTTCCTTTTCTACGGTGGTGCAGCTAATGAGGTCGTATCTGCGCCTGACGATAGATTGCCTTCATATGGTCAACAGCCTGTTGACCAAATTCCATGGGGTCACAATATCCTGATTTTTACCAAGTGCGGTAGCGTGGAGGAAGCCGGATTTTACATGAGGCAAACGCTGGAACAAGGTTGGAGCCGAGATGTGTTGGCATTGCAACTCAAGTCAAATCTGTTCGCACGTAGCGGCAAAGCTATCACCAATTTCTCCCGCACCTTGCCATCACCCCAGTCTGATTTGGCGCAGCAAACCCTGAAGGATCCGTATACCTTCGACTTTATGGGGATGACCGAGCCCTTCAACGAGCGCGATGTGGAACGCCAACTGACCCAACACATCACCCAATTTCTATTGGAGCTGGGCAAGGGTTTTGCGTTCATCGGCAGACAGTACCACCTGGAAGTAGCGGGCAATGACTATTACATTGATCTGTTGTTCTACCACGTTACCCTGAAATGCTATGTCGTGGTGGAATTGAAAAACCGCCGTTTCATTCCTGAGTATGCCGGCAAGCTCAATTTTTACCTGTCGGCTGTGGATAGTCTGCTCAAGCGCGATGATGACCAACCCACCATCGGTTTATTGCTATGCCGTGACAAGAATAATATCGAAGTCGAATTTGCCCTGCGCGACATGAACAAACCCATGGGCGTGAGCGAATACACCCTGGTGGAAACGCTGCCGGACAATCTCAAGGGGGTGCTGCCCACGATTGAAGAAATCGAAAATGATTTGCAGCAACTTCAATACCAGGCAAACGAGAGAGTAAGCAGTGATTAA
- a CDS encoding Shedu immune nuclease family protein gives MIKFTERGNQLLLIYQSDLYNDARWIDEKLQQDGDVTLRRTFTFSPADLVTQDIPSDEVDDGDRIFVIGVLEGGYYKISKDILGLKHDLLLDGEMKIAAGTFIAHRDISVFRKIDELIEEPIIVGGSNESAIPLADFELLLKTFPTSTELTHYARTRIARVLKDYFGTISDAESQLNQHLNRKKKLPIESRETIVSNFELQKFEYVYAELESMLADADSYTEKNWQAKILELLLFVFPKYIAVLENVHIKDFYSNPNQVTNRYIDLMLVDANGSVDIIEVKKPFSNALLSLHRYRDNYTPRKELAGSVMQAEKYLFHLNKWGRAGEQEIQHKQKGELPTDIELKITNPKAMILLGRDNDFNGDHRFDFEIIRRKYTNMLDIMTYDDLLRRVANIIEMMKRRGSLGGTQ, from the coding sequence GTGATTAAATTCACCGAGCGAGGTAATCAGCTACTGCTAATCTATCAGTCTGATCTCTACAACGATGCACGATGGATAGATGAAAAGTTGCAGCAGGATGGCGATGTCACTTTGCGCCGCACGTTTACCTTCAGCCCGGCAGATTTAGTTACTCAAGACATACCTTCGGATGAAGTGGATGACGGTGATCGAATTTTTGTGATTGGTGTTTTGGAGGGCGGTTATTACAAGATCAGCAAGGACATACTCGGTCTCAAACACGACTTATTGCTTGATGGCGAAATGAAAATTGCAGCGGGGACGTTCATCGCACATCGGGATATCTCTGTTTTTAGAAAAATTGATGAACTGATCGAGGAACCCATCATCGTGGGTGGCAGTAACGAAAGTGCTATCCCACTGGCCGACTTCGAGCTGTTGCTGAAAACCTTCCCGACCAGCACAGAGCTGACCCATTACGCCAGAACCCGAATCGCAAGGGTACTCAAAGACTATTTCGGGACGATCTCGGATGCAGAAAGCCAACTGAACCAGCACCTGAATCGCAAGAAAAAACTACCTATCGAATCTCGTGAAACCATCGTTTCAAATTTCGAATTGCAAAAGTTCGAGTATGTTTATGCAGAGCTTGAGTCCATGCTTGCTGATGCTGATAGTTACACTGAGAAAAACTGGCAGGCCAAGATTTTGGAATTGTTGCTTTTTGTCTTTCCCAAGTACATCGCTGTGCTTGAGAATGTTCATATCAAAGATTTCTATTCCAACCCGAACCAAGTTACCAACCGCTACATCGACCTGATGCTTGTAGATGCCAACGGCAGTGTTGACATCATAGAGGTCAAAAAGCCATTTTCGAATGCGCTCTTATCCCTACACAGATATCGGGACAACTACACCCCAAGGAAAGAATTGGCCGGATCGGTGATGCAGGCTGAGAAGTACCTTTTTCACCTCAATAAATGGGGACGCGCTGGGGAGCAAGAAATTCAACACAAACAGAAGGGAGAACTTCCCACGGACATTGAATTGAAGATCACCAACCCCAAAGCAATGATTTTGCTCGGACGCGACAACGACTTCAATGGCGATCATCGTTTTGACTTTGAAATCATCAGGCGTAAATACACAAACATGCTCGACATCATGACCTACGACGATCTGCTGCGCAGGGTAGCAAACATCATCGAAATGATGAAGCGTCGAGGTTCTTTAGGAGGTACGCAATGA
- the pglZ gene encoding BREX-1 system phosphatase PglZ type A, protein MSDRIAQALTKLFDRHRIVFWYDAKQELRDDFEALFLPGIEKLELTNNEFGIKYRILREQPEQNFLLYRDGPQPDELDNWLLDVQLAHGEFRTDQVAIWLSELELGLEFADVVQSHSEFFQAVKRKDALKKMLRGDDTPGQIRLKMLAVCAGSEPRMDSVVENLLQELAEGRDDKIKLIGRCTLDGFLWEQLTRCYGYPSDEPSIRDFAIELFKSCYAMGTDGQVKLTGDALVFLKRWKDSRQFESCFETLSAECADVLNIEQDLAKRDLPELIELDYFRLIDQKIISDLVRAVASRTLSSGDVALWVRQRRQGHWYREFRHLYEAIDFAAQFLQVLGEVNLEVDSLASGVERYCRAWYRLDQLYRKFTVHVRMSGQSSLMETLTEQIENRYSNHYLLKLGDSFQTWVDSATQWEASPVRRQREFFEHWVRPFLRKDNKVCVIISDAMRYEIGEELLSLIRQEDRYSAEIEPALSMLPSYTQLGMAALLPNKELAIVDNETGMVLVDGQSSQGTANRTKILQATLNGSGQAIAAEDFMAMNRDDSRELLKANPVLYIYHNRIDHTGDKMHSEGHAFEAAEQTLDDLLKLVKKLTAANANNLLITADHGFIYQHREIAESDFLSVEPDGEVILYRDRRFILGKKLKPSAGLHTFKAEQLGLCGDVEVQIPKSINRLRLKGSGSRFVHGGASLQEVVIPVIKINKKRQSDVTAVEVDILRGASSVITSGQLAVTLYQAGPVTDKIQPRVLRAGIYSETGELISDSHDLVFDLTSENPRERELQLRFVLSRKADEANGHEVILRLEEKHAGTSHYKEYKSLRYMMRRSFTSDFDF, encoded by the coding sequence ATGAGCGACCGCATTGCCCAGGCTCTGACCAAACTATTCGACCGGCATCGGATTGTGTTTTGGTATGACGCTAAACAGGAGTTGCGTGACGATTTCGAGGCGCTGTTTTTACCCGGTATCGAAAAACTAGAACTCACCAATAACGAGTTCGGCATCAAATATCGAATTTTGCGCGAGCAACCCGAGCAAAATTTCTTGCTATATAGAGACGGCCCTCAGCCCGATGAGTTAGATAATTGGCTGCTGGACGTGCAATTGGCTCATGGTGAATTTCGTACCGATCAGGTGGCGATATGGCTGTCCGAGCTGGAATTAGGTTTGGAATTCGCCGACGTGGTGCAGAGCCATTCGGAGTTTTTCCAAGCCGTCAAACGTAAGGACGCGCTCAAAAAAATGCTGCGTGGTGACGACACGCCCGGGCAAATTCGTTTAAAAATGCTGGCGGTTTGCGCAGGCAGTGAGCCTCGCATGGATTCCGTTGTAGAAAACTTGCTGCAGGAATTAGCCGAGGGCCGTGACGATAAAATCAAGTTGATTGGCCGATGCACATTGGATGGCTTTCTTTGGGAACAATTGACCCGGTGTTATGGCTACCCATCCGACGAACCCAGCATCCGTGACTTTGCGATTGAATTGTTCAAGTCATGCTATGCCATGGGCACTGACGGCCAAGTCAAACTGACTGGCGATGCCTTGGTGTTTCTGAAACGTTGGAAAGACAGTCGTCAGTTTGAAAGCTGTTTCGAAACGCTATCCGCCGAATGCGCTGATGTACTCAATATTGAGCAAGACCTAGCCAAACGCGATCTTCCCGAGCTGATCGAACTCGATTATTTCCGACTGATTGATCAAAAGATTATCAGCGATTTGGTACGGGCGGTGGCTTCACGGACGCTGTCCAGTGGCGATGTGGCTCTTTGGGTTCGCCAACGTCGGCAAGGTCATTGGTATCGGGAGTTCCGGCACCTTTATGAGGCTATCGATTTCGCCGCCCAGTTTTTACAAGTTTTGGGAGAGGTCAATCTTGAAGTGGACAGTTTAGCGAGCGGTGTCGAGCGCTATTGTCGCGCATGGTATCGACTTGATCAGCTGTATCGCAAATTTACCGTCCATGTGCGCATGTCCGGGCAATCTTCCCTAATGGAAACGCTGACCGAACAAATCGAAAACCGGTATTCGAATCACTATTTACTCAAACTGGGCGATAGCTTTCAAACCTGGGTTGATTCAGCAACCCAATGGGAAGCATCGCCTGTGCGCAGGCAACGTGAGTTCTTCGAACATTGGGTGCGACCGTTCTTGCGCAAGGACAATAAGGTCTGTGTGATCATTTCCGATGCCATGCGCTACGAGATTGGCGAAGAATTGCTTAGCCTCATTCGCCAGGAAGATCGATACAGTGCCGAGATCGAGCCCGCGCTTTCCATGCTGCCTAGTTATACGCAACTGGGCATGGCCGCTTTGTTACCCAATAAAGAATTAGCGATTGTCGACAACGAAACCGGCATGGTGTTGGTGGATGGGCAAAGTTCGCAGGGTACGGCAAACCGGACAAAGATTCTGCAGGCAACCTTGAATGGAAGTGGTCAAGCCATTGCGGCTGAAGATTTCATGGCTATGAACCGCGACGATAGCCGAGAATTGTTGAAAGCCAATCCAGTACTGTACATCTACCATAACCGAATCGATCATACCGGTGACAAGATGCATTCGGAAGGCCATGCCTTCGAAGCCGCGGAACAAACATTGGACGATCTTCTAAAGTTGGTAAAAAAGCTGACCGCCGCCAATGCCAATAACTTGCTGATCACCGCAGATCACGGTTTCATTTATCAACACCGTGAAATTGCTGAGAGTGATTTCTTGAGTGTTGAGCCGGATGGCGAAGTCATCTTGTATCGAGATAGGCGCTTTATCCTCGGTAAAAAATTAAAGCCCTCTGCTGGTTTGCATACCTTTAAAGCGGAGCAGCTTGGATTATGCGGGGATGTCGAGGTGCAAATCCCGAAATCAATCAATCGTCTGAGGCTAAAAGGTTCCGGTAGTCGTTTTGTGCATGGCGGAGCGTCGTTGCAGGAAGTGGTGATCCCGGTCATTAAGATCAACAAAAAACGGCAGAGCGACGTGACCGCTGTTGAGGTCGATATTCTGCGTGGTGCGAGCTCGGTGATCACTTCTGGGCAGTTGGCTGTCACGCTCTATCAGGCAGGTCCAGTAACCGACAAAATTCAACCTAGGGTGTTGCGTGCAGGGATTTATTCCGAAACCGGTGAGTTGATCTCGGACAGCCATGATCTCGTGTTCGATCTGACCTCGGAAAACCCGCGGGAGCGGGAGTTACAACTGCGTTTCGTGCTCAGTCGCAAAGCGGATGAAGCGAATGGTCATGAAGTCATTCTCCGCCTGGAGGAAAAGCACGCCGGTACCTCTCACTACAAGGAATACAAGTCGCTCCGATATATGATGCGGCGCTCATTTACCAGCGATTTTGATTTTTAA
- the brxL gene encoding BREX system Lon protease-like protein BrxL, with protein sequence MNELDQKINTHFPGLVVRKDLVKTVKGNAIVPSYVLEYLLGQYCATSDEATIQTGIETVKEILRKHYVHRNEAGLVRSTIKEKGRYKVIDKVSVDLNDKANVYEATFENLGLKKVLIDSGTIKKHPKLLVGGVWCICEVEYDFTEDQNASPWILSSLKPIQLSHFDYDSYLEARKQFTTEEWIDVLLQSIGLNPEVFGRRSKLIQLVRLIPFCERNYNLLELGPKGTGKSHIYSEFSPHATLVSGGEATLAKLFINNTTGKIGLVGYWDVVAMDEFAGSNKKPDIKLIDTLKNYMANKSFNRGTGPQGAEASMVYIGNTSHNVAFMLKHENLFMDLPETYRNSDGQAILDRMHWFLPGWEMENLRSEMFSDGYGFVVDYLAEVLRSLRNHDYADRYAEHFSLSSDISTRDRDGINKTFSGLMKILFPHGGASKDEIEELLKFAIEGRKRVKDQLMRIDQTYAKVNFAYLDSSQHLYQVTTLEEQEYPHYYHRSVGDGSNEEELIQSEIPTSSVESPSISPRNIAEPVLKEKHLTFQENQKGISFDSLFGPYLAGANKITITDPYIRLFYQLRNFMEFLETIVRHKSDDAEVEVHLITTEDDFKGEQQRESLDKIAESCSAVGINFTWEFDETGTIHARHILTDHGWKISLDRGLDIFQNYEMKEAFTFTNRMQQYRACKAFEVTFIRCAETRPVGESHG encoded by the coding sequence ATGAACGAACTGGATCAGAAAATCAATACCCATTTTCCTGGATTGGTTGTCCGAAAGGATCTAGTCAAGACCGTTAAGGGGAACGCTATCGTACCTTCTTACGTGTTGGAATATTTGCTCGGCCAGTATTGCGCGACCAGTGACGAGGCAACGATTCAGACGGGCATCGAGACGGTCAAAGAGATCCTTCGCAAGCATTATGTACATCGCAACGAAGCGGGTCTGGTGCGATCGACAATTAAGGAGAAAGGTCGCTACAAAGTGATCGATAAAGTCAGTGTCGATTTAAACGACAAGGCAAATGTTTACGAGGCAACCTTTGAAAACTTGGGCTTAAAAAAGGTTTTGATCGATTCAGGAACCATAAAGAAGCATCCTAAATTGTTAGTCGGTGGTGTTTGGTGCATTTGCGAAGTTGAATATGATTTTACGGAAGATCAAAACGCATCGCCGTGGATATTGTCTTCGTTAAAGCCTATTCAGCTTTCCCATTTCGACTACGACAGCTATTTAGAAGCGAGAAAACAATTTACGACAGAGGAATGGATTGATGTTCTGCTCCAGAGCATTGGTTTAAATCCTGAAGTCTTTGGTCGCAGAAGTAAGTTAATCCAGCTTGTCCGCCTAATCCCATTTTGCGAACGCAATTACAACTTATTGGAACTGGGGCCCAAAGGGACGGGCAAGTCTCATATTTATTCGGAGTTTTCGCCTCATGCCACCTTGGTATCAGGTGGTGAGGCAACGCTGGCAAAGCTGTTTATCAATAATACGACCGGCAAAATCGGCTTGGTCGGTTATTGGGATGTTGTTGCCATGGATGAGTTTGCCGGAAGCAACAAAAAGCCTGACATTAAGCTGATCGATACGCTGAAAAATTATATGGCTAATAAGTCATTTAATCGGGGTACGGGGCCGCAAGGCGCCGAAGCATCGATGGTCTATATAGGCAACACTTCGCATAACGTTGCCTTCATGCTGAAGCACGAGAACCTTTTCATGGATTTGCCGGAGACTTACCGAAATTCTGATGGCCAGGCCATTTTGGATCGGATGCACTGGTTTCTTCCCGGCTGGGAAATGGAAAATTTGCGTAGTGAGATGTTTTCGGATGGTTATGGTTTCGTGGTGGATTATCTTGCCGAAGTCTTACGCTCTCTACGTAATCACGATTATGCAGATCGCTACGCAGAGCATTTCTCACTTTCGTCTGATATTTCGACGCGTGACCGGGACGGCATCAATAAAACATTTTCCGGCCTGATGAAAATCTTGTTTCCACATGGAGGAGCTTCCAAAGACGAAATTGAAGAACTGCTGAAATTTGCAATTGAAGGTCGAAAACGCGTCAAGGACCAATTGATGCGGATCGATCAGACCTATGCCAAGGTCAATTTTGCCTATCTGGATTCCTCGCAGCATTTGTATCAAGTCACGACGCTGGAAGAACAAGAGTACCCGCATTATTATCATCGTTCGGTTGGCGACGGTAGTAACGAGGAGGAATTGATTCAATCAGAAATTCCCACTTCATCGGTTGAAAGCCCTTCGATATCGCCTCGGAATATTGCCGAGCCAGTCTTGAAAGAAAAACACCTAACATTTCAGGAAAACCAGAAAGGAATCTCATTCGATTCTTTATTTGGCCCCTATCTGGCGGGCGCTAACAAGATCACTATCACTGATCCTTATATACGGTTGTTTTATCAGCTTCGTAATTTTATGGAATTTCTTGAAACCATCGTCAGGCATAAATCCGACGATGCTGAAGTTGAAGTTCATTTGATTACGACCGAGGATGATTTTAAGGGCGAACAACAGCGGGAAAGTCTGGATAAAATCGCCGAATCTTGTAGCGCGGTTGGCATCAATTTCACATGGGAATTTGACGAAACCGGGACGATTCATGCCCGGCACATATTGACCGATCACGGTTGGAAAATTTCGTTAGACCGTGGTTTGGATATTTTCCAGAACTACGAAATGAAGGAAGCGTTTACCTTTACCAATCGGATGCAGCAATATCGGGCTTGTAAGGCGTTTGAGGTAACGTTTATTAGGTGCGCGGAAACAAGACCAGTGGGAGAGTCACATGGGTGA
- a CDS encoding metallophosphoesterase family protein translates to MKFIHAADIHLDSPLTGLSAYPDAPVEMLRTATRDAFSNLVTEAIEQAVDFMVIAGDLYDGTWKDHNTGIYFCKEMGRLKKAGIPVYLLFGNHDAESEMTKKLQLPDNVFAFDTRKPNTFRLDNLKVALHGRSFREKETLENLVTGYPAPVPGMFNIGVLHTALEGNAAHASYAPCSLDELHAKGYHYWALGHVHEHQIWEGASTVVFPGNLQGRHIRETGPRGAVIVTADEQGIQDMQRLFVDVLRWASLEVDVTECKTLSEVVSRIGKALDELVESCPSTIPIAVRVTVTGKTAAHGDLFGLEAQLRAEVLALAVAMGAERLWIEKVRVATSAADDGEALRARADALSDLQDLLQAAESDADFLNSLQDDLLGLVNKAPLELQTSVPYFKAIRAGDLVDLVREVRPGLLSHLAKVE, encoded by the coding sequence GTGAAATTCATCCATGCTGCAGATATCCACTTAGATAGTCCATTAACCGGATTGAGTGCATACCCTGACGCCCCCGTGGAAATGCTGCGCACGGCGACGCGCGACGCTTTTTCCAACCTGGTTACCGAAGCGATTGAGCAAGCGGTTGACTTCATGGTGATTGCCGGCGACCTTTATGATGGCACCTGGAAGGATCACAACACCGGCATTTATTTTTGCAAAGAAATGGGCCGCCTGAAAAAAGCCGGCATTCCGGTTTACCTGCTGTTCGGCAATCACGATGCCGAAAGTGAAATGACCAAAAAACTCCAATTGCCTGACAATGTCTTTGCCTTCGACACCCGCAAACCCAACACGTTTCGTCTGGATAACCTCAAGGTTGCCCTACATGGCCGCAGCTTTAGGGAAAAAGAGACCCTTGAAAATCTTGTGACCGGGTATCCGGCCCCGGTGCCAGGCATGTTCAATATTGGCGTGCTACACACCGCGCTGGAGGGCAATGCAGCGCATGCCAGTTATGCCCCGTGCAGTTTGGATGAACTGCATGCCAAGGGCTACCATTACTGGGCACTGGGTCATGTGCATGAACATCAAATATGGGAAGGCGCCTCGACAGTGGTTTTCCCCGGCAACCTCCAAGGCCGTCATATTCGGGAGACCGGACCACGTGGCGCGGTTATTGTCACCGCAGACGAGCAGGGCATTCAGGACATGCAGCGTCTGTTCGTCGATGTGCTGCGCTGGGCCAGTCTGGAAGTCGATGTCACCGAGTGCAAAACGCTATCGGAAGTAGTGTCCAGGATAGGCAAAGCGCTCGACGAACTGGTAGAAAGCTGCCCGTCGACCATCCCTATAGCTGTTAGGGTCACCGTCACCGGCAAAACAGCCGCGCACGGTGATCTTTTCGGACTGGAGGCGCAACTGCGCGCCGAAGTCTTGGCCTTGGCTGTCGCCATGGGGGCGGAGCGCCTTTGGATTGAAAAGGTGAGGGTGGCCACTTCGGCGGCAGATGACGGCGAGGCGCTACGAGCACGTGCCGATGCGCTATCCGATTTACAGGACCTGCTGCAAGCAGCTGAATCAGATGCCGACTTTCTTAACAGCTTACAAGACGATCTGCTAGGCTTGGTCAACAAAGCGCCCCTGGAATTACAAACCAGTGTCCCTTACTTTAAAGCCATCCGCGCAGGCGATTTGGTGGACTTGGTTCGAGAAGTCCGTCCGGGGCTGCTGTCTCATTTAGCCAAGGTGGAGTGA